In Streptomyces sp. B21-105, the genomic window CCCCAGCGGGAGGCGCACCCAGCCCGACCTGCCGAGGCCGTATCCGGCGGGCTCGGCGCCGGGGGCGGCCAGCGCGTGGCCGTGCGCGGTCTCGTCCGTGAGCTTGACGGTGACGCCGAGCGGGTGACTGCCGTCGTCGACGCCGAGGAAGACGAACACCTTCTTGTTCACCTTGGCCACGCTCCCGCCCCACGGGAACTCCTCCGCCGCACCCGGCAGTCCGAGTGCGAACGCGCGCACTTTCTCCCACTTCCTCAGGGCGTCGCGGTCCACGGTCACCTGCTGCCTCCGGGCTCGTCGTCGGCCTCCGCACCCCTCACGCTAGCCTCAGCCACCGACAGCGGCACGGGCTGCACCGCGAAGGGATGTCATGAGCAGGCTGAAAATGACCGACCGTCCGTACGACATCGTGCTCTTCGGGCGACGGGCTTCGTGGGAACGCTCACCGCGGAGTACCTCGCCGCCCATGCGCCCGCCGGGCTGCGCTGGGCGATCGCCGGGCGTGACGAGCGCAAGCTGGAGCGGCTGCGCGAACGGCTCGGCGTGGACGTCGGGGTGCTGCGCGCCGACGTCGCGGACCCGGCGTCCCTGCGCGCGCTCGCGGAGCACGCGCGCGTGGTGGCCACGACGGTGGGCCCCTATGTGCGCTACGGGCGTAGGACCTGGTGGCCCGCCTGCGCGCGACCACCGGCCGCCGACTACCTCGACCTCACCGGCGAGCCGGGAGTTCGGTCGACCTGATGTACGACCGGCCCGACGCACGGCGCGCGGGAGACGGGGGCACGGCTGATCCACGCGTGCGGCTTTCGACTCCGTCCCTCCCACGTCACGACCTCGGCGTGTACTTCACCGTTCCGGGCAGCTCCCCGAAGGCGTGCCGTGACCGTGGACGGCTTCAGTGCCGGCCGACGCCCTCCTTCTCGGGCGGCACCTTTCGCCTCCGCGCTCGGCCAGTTCGCCCGTGGGCCGCCAGATGCTGGCCGCCGCACGGGAACGGGGACGGCACGAGCCGCGGCTCATGGGCCGCCGGGCCGTCGCACCGGTGGGCGCGCCCCGGTTCGCGGGAGAGGTCGGCGCCTGGGCGCTGCCGCTGCCGACCATCGACCCGCAGATCGTGCTCCGGTCGGCCCGGGCGCTGCAGCGCTACGGCCCGGACTTCCGCTACCGGCACTACGCGGCCGTCCGGCGGCTGCCCGTCGCCGTGGGCGGCGTCGCCGCGGTCGGGACGCTCGCCGCGGCGGCCCAGATGCCGCCCGCCCGGCGCTGGCTGTCGGACCGGCTGGGGCCCGGTGAGGGGCCGAGCGCGCAGAAGCGGGCGCGGAGCTGGTTCTCCGTCCGGTTCGTCGGCGAGGGCGGCGGACGGCGGGTGTACACCGAGGTCGCGGGCGGCGACCCCGGCTACGACGAGACGGCGAAGATGTTCGCCGAGGCGGCGATGGCGCTGGCCTGCGACGACCTCCCGCCGGCGGCGGGGCAGCTCACCACGGCGGTGGCGATGGGCGACGCGCTGACCGGGCGGCTGACCCGCGCGGGCGTCCGCTTCCGCGTCGCGGCGCGCCGCTGACCGGTGCGCCCGCGTCCTGGCGGTCGACTGCCGCCCTCAGAACGGCCACTGCACGAGCGTGTAGATCATCCCGACGATCCAGCCGAGGCCGGCCAGGACGGCGAGGATCAGCGCGACGTTGACGGCGCGCTCGACCGGGCGTCCCGGGGCGGCGAGGGGCTTCGGAGCACGATGCGTGGTGGTCATGCTGCCCAGCTTGCCGACGCGACGCCGGGCGTACATCCGTACGGGTACTCAGAGGGTGTACTCAGACCGCGTACCCAGGCAACGCTCGGACGGCGTACTCGGACGACGTGGTCAGCTGCGGACGGTGGCCTCCTGAAGGGCTCGCCGGCACAGCGAGTCGGCGCGGCGGGTGGTCTCCGGGAGCCGGAACCTGGGGGTGAGGGCGAGGGTGTGGGCGCAGGCGTCGTCCAGGGTGACGCGGTGGCCGACGGAGACGAACACCGGCTTCACGCCCGCCCGGGTGCGCAGCGCGCGCCCCACCTCCTCGTCGCCCGACAGCAGCGGGGACGCCGATCCGCGCGGGGCGTCCGGATCGGCGTAGGCGACGGCGAACGGGTTCTTGGCGACGCCGATGGTGGGCAGGCCGGTGAGCACCCCGAGGTGGCTGGCGAGGCCGAAGCGGCGCGGGTGGGCCAGGCCGTAGCCGTCGCACACCACCAGGCCCGGCCCGTGCGGCAGGGCCTCCAGGGCGGCGAGCACGGTGGGGATCTCGCGGAACGCGAGCAGTCCGGGCACGTAGGGGAAGGAGATCCGGCCGACGGCGGTGGCCTCGGCGACGACCTCCAGGCTCGCCGCGTCCAGCACGACGGCGGCCGCCGCGACGACGTCGCGCGCGTCGTCGTAGGCGACGTCGACCCCTGTCACGTGTCCGGCGCCCACGGGCGGCCCCGGCTCGAGCAGCACCCGCGCCCGCAGCTCGTCCTGGACGGCGCGGGCCTCTTCCTCGGTCGCGGGCCAGCCCGCGGGGATGCTGACGGTCGTCATGGTGAGGACGAGCGTACTGCTCCCGCGGGCGGGCCCGCGATCATGTTTCCTTCGCGGCCGGCGCCGGCGTCAGTCGCCGAGTGCGCGCTGCAACTGGCTCTTGTTCATGTCCGAACGGCCCTTGACGCCCCGCCGCCTGGCCTCCTCGTACAGCTGGTCGTAGGTGGGTCCCTGAGAACCCTTGCCGGACCGCTGACCGCCCCGCTTGCCGGACGACATGTCCTGGGTGGAGGTGCGGCTCGCGGTCTTCGACTCGCCGGACCGGGCGCGCTCCTTGTTGACCGTCCGCGCGGCGATCTCCTTCGCGCGGCCGGCGCTCTCTCCCCGGTCCTGCGCGCTCTCCTTGATGTGCTCGTACTGGCGCTCCCGCTTGGGGCTGGAACCGCGTGGCATGGACGCTCACTCCTTCCGCGTTCGTCTCCACCGGGTACCCGGAAAAGGGCTTCCACGTACGCGGAAAAGACTTTCGCGTACCCGGAGAGGAACTTCCGTGTACCCGGAGAGGGGCTCAGCTCTCCAGGCGTGCCACGCGCCCCTGTTCGCCCGCGGCCCAGCAGCCGAAGTCGGGCGTGCAGTCCACGGTGTCGTACGAGCCGGTGTCGAGGGTGCGCCAGGTGCGGCCCGCGTCGGTGGTCAGGTCGGCGCCGGCGGGGCCGACCGCGAGGGCGGCGGTGCGGCTGTGCGGCAGCCAGGCGACGCCGGAGCGGTAGGCGGGCGGCGGGCCTGCCGCGGGCCGCCAGGTGCGGCCGCCGTCCGTGGTCGTGGCGGCGGCCTGCGGGGAGGGCTGGTCGGGGCGGTAGTCGCCGCCCACGGCGAGGCCGTGCGCGCGGTCGCGGAAGGCGAGGGCGAAGACGCCGCGCGCGGGATCCGCGGCGGGGACGGGGACGTCGGCGGCCCGCCAGGTCATCCCGCGGTCGGAGGAATGCAGCACCCGCGCGCGTGCGGCCCCGCCGGTCGCCAGCCAGACGTCCCGGGACCCGGCCGCGACCAGGCACTGGCCGCTCGCGGCGAACCCCGCCTCGCCCTCCTGGGCGGGCGGCATCCCCGCGTCGGGCAGCACCTTCCAGGTGCGGCCGCCGTCGCCGGTCGACAGGATGCGGAACCTTCCGTCGACGGGATCGCTCACGGCGAGTCCGTGGCGGCGGTCGAAGAAGGTCATGCAGTCGTAGAACGCGCGGGGGTCGGTGTTGCGGAAGGACTCGGTCCAGGTCGTCCCGCCGTCCTCGGTGCGGTACACGCGTGAGGCGTCGCCCTCGCCGATGGCGAGCACCACGGCGCGGCGCGCGTCGAACGCCTCCACATCACGGAACTGCAGGCCCGCCGCGCCCGGCGGGGAGACGTCCCGCCAGGTCTCGCCGCCGTCGGCGGTGCGCAGGACGACGCCCTGCGTGCCGGCCACCCAGGCGGTGTCCCGGTCGACCGCCGCGAGACCGCGCAGGCGCGCGGTGACGCCGGTGTCCTTGAGCTCCCAGTGCGGCGCCGCCGGCCGTGCCGGATGGGCGTGCGCCGGCAGCGCGGTGAGCGCGGCGAGCACCGCCCCGCAGGCCGCCGCCACCACGCGGCCGCGATTGCGGGTGCGGTGGCGGTTGCGGTTGTGTTTTGTCCGTAACGTGCGTCGCGTCTTCCCCAAGCGCCTCATGGCGGGCGAAGCTAGTCCAGGCTCCCGCCGGCGTCCAGAAGGCGTCGTCCGCCCCAACCGCCTTACGGGGCACGGCAGGAGAGCTGAGTCACTCCCGTGCATGAAACGCGGTGACCGAGGTCACTCGGAAGTGGTGTGCACGGATCGGCCGGTTCCGGCGTCTCTTCCAGTGTCCGGTCCCACCCGCCCGGAGTTTCGTCCCGCCGTCACAAGGGAGCAAGGCGTTGTCCACCGTCATCGAACAGCTCGTAGAGGCCCGTCTGGTCGCCGCCGCGCCCCGGATGCCCAACATCCCCGCCACCTTGCACTACGACCGCCTGGACCCGTTCGCCGTCCGGATGACGTTCCCGGCTCCGGCCACCCTGGAGGGCGTCGAGGTCTGCTGGACGTTCTCGCGCGAGCTGCTCGCCGCGGGCCTGCACGACGCCGAGGGCCATGGCGACGTCCGGGTGCGCCCCTACGGGTACGACCGCACCGTGCTGGAGTTCCACGCGCCCGAGGGGACCGCCGTCGTGCACGTCCACTCGGCCGACATCCGCCGTTTCCTGCGGGCGGCGAGCGAGCTCGTGCCGACCGGGACGGAGCACCGTCAGCTCGACCTGGACCACGACCTGGCGGAGCTTATGCGGGACGCCTGCTGACCCGGGCGCCTGCTGGCCCGCGTAAATCCCTTTGACGGCCCTCCCCTGCCCTCCTACGGTGTGAAGCGCTTCTGTTGCCGCCGATCGGAGTAGGACGTTGCTCGTCTGAGGTCCCGAGACACCCGCGCCACACCCCTTGTCGGTGTGTGCGCCGTGTGCGACCTCGGCCTCGAGCCGTCCCGGCGGAGCAGGGCTTTCCGTGCTCTCTCCGCGCCCCCGCTCACCGCGGTGGTCGCCGCCCTCCGGTGTCTCGACACGTGTCGTCCCTGACCGCACACGCACCCACGAGGCCCACTTTGCATCAGTCCATCGCCTGTACCTCCCTCGCCTTCTCCTGGCCCGACGGCACCCCCGTCTTCGACGGCCTCGACGTCGCGTTCGGCAGCGGCCGCACCGGGCTCGTCGGCGTCAACGGCTCCGGCAAGTCCACCCTGCTGAAGCTGATCGCCGGGGAACTGACACCCGCCGACGGCGCCGTGCGCGTCGCGGGCGAGGTCGGCTACCTCCCGCAGAACGTCACCCTGGACACGGCCCTGCGCATCGACCAGGCGCTCGGCATCGCCGACCGGCGGGCCGCCCTGCACGCCATCGAGGCGGGCGACGCGGCCGAGGAGCACTTCGAGACCGTCGGCGACGACTGGGACGTCGAGGAGCGCGCCCTGGCCACCCTCGGCGAGCTCGGGCTCGGCCACGTCGACCTCGACCGCACGACCGGCGAGGTCTCCGGCGGCGAGTCGGTCCTGCTGCGGCTGGCCGCCCTGCTGCTGCGCCGGCCGGACGTCCTGCTGCTGGACGAGCCGACCAACAACCTCGACCTGTACGCCCGGCGACGGCTGTACGCGGCCGTCGCGTCCTGGCCCGGCGTGCTGGTCGTCGTCAGCCACGACCGGGAGCTGCTGGACCTCGTCGACCAGATCGCCGACCTGCGCGCCGGCGAGATCACCTGGTACGGCGGCAACTTCACCGCCTACGAGGAGGCCCTGGCCACCGAGCAGGAGGCCGCCGAGCGCATGGTGCGCGTCGCCGAGGCCGACCTGCGCAAGCAGAAGCGCGAACTGGCGGACGCCCAGGTCAAGCTCGCCCGCCGGAAGCGGTACGGGCAGAAGATGTGGGACAGCAAGCGCGAGCCGAAGATCGTCATGGGGGCGCGCAAACGCGCGGCGCAGGAGTCGGCGGGCAAGCACCGGATCATGCACGAGGAGAAGCTCGCCGAGGCCAGGGACCGGCTCGACGACGCCGTGGAGGCCGTACGCGACGACGACGAGATCCGCGTCGACCTGCCGTACACGGCCGTACCGCCGGGGCGCGAGGTCCTCACCCTCATGGACCTTCGGCTCGCTTACGGCGCGCGCGTGGAGGGCGGTTTCGATCTGCGCGGTCCCGAGCGGGTGGCGCTGGTGGGGCGCAACGGGTCCGGGAAGACGACGCTGCTGCGCACGATCGCCGGGGAGCTGGCGCCGGAGGCGGGCGAGGTGCACGCGCACGTGCCGCTGCGTTTCCTGCCGCAGCGCCTCGACGTCCTCGACGGCGACCTCACCGTCGCCGAGAACGTGGCCCGCTTCGCGCCCGGAGCGACCAACAACCGGATCCGGGCCCGGCTCGCCCGCTTCCTGTTCCGGGGCGCCCGCGCCGACCAGAAGGCGGCGACCCTGTCGGGCGGGGAGCGCTTCCGGGCGGCCCTTGCGGCCCTGATGCTGGCCGAGCCGGCGCCGCAGCTGCTGCTGCTCGACGAGCCGACCAACAACCTCGACATGGCGAGCGTGCGTCAGCTGACGACGGCGCTCGAGTCGTACGAGGGGGCGGTCATCGTGGCCGGCCACGACCTGCCGTTCCTGGAGTCGATCGGCATCACGCGCTGGCTGCTGATGGACGGCACGCTGAGGGAGACGACGGCGGAGGAGGTGGCGGACGCGGAGTAGGGCACTGCGTCGGGGGCTTCGCGTTGGCTACCTGCATCGGGCCCTTCGCGTCGGGTCCTCCGCATCGGGCCGTGCGTCGGGTCCTGCGCGTCGGGCCCTGGCGCGTGCGGGTCGCCGTCAGGTCCTGCGGGCCGGGCCCTTCGCCAGTCCTTCGCATCGGGTCCCGCCTCGACCGCGCGGGTCTCGGGAGGGCCACAGTGTTACTGAGGGGTTTTGTCCTGGTGGTCCCGCGCTGCATGATGGCTGACCGGCGCCGCGCCCGAGGCGCCGGTCGGCCACCCGATTCGGAGACCTGGACGTGCCCAGCAAGAAGGCCCTCATCCGCCGCCCCAGCCCGCTCCTCGCCGAAGGCCTGGTGACGCACCTCGAGCGGGAGAAGGTCGACGTGGAGCTCGCCCTGGAGCAGTGGGAGGCGTACGCCGACGCCCTGCGGACGCACGGCTGGGAGACCGTCGAGGTCGATCCGGCCGACGACTGCCCGGACTCCGTCTTCGTCGAGGACACGGTGGTGATGTACCGCAACGTCGCCCTGATCGCGCGCTCCGGCGCCGAGTCCCGGCGTGGCGAGACCGTCGGCGTCGAGGAGGCCGTGGCCCGCCTCGGCTGCTCGGTGAACTGGATCTGGGAGCCCGGCACGCTGGACGGCGGCGACGTGCTCAAGGTCGGGAACACGATCTACGTCGGCCGGGGCGGGCGGACCAACGCGGCCGGCGTCCAGCAGCTGCGGGCCGCTTTCGAACCGCTCGGGGCGACGGTGGTGGCGGTGCCGGTGAGCAAGGTGCTGCACCTGAAGTCGGCGGTCACCGCCCTGCCCGACGGCACGGTGATCGGCCACATCCCGCAGGTGGACCGGCCGTCGCTGTTCCCGCGCTTCCTGTCCGTGCCCGAGGAGGCCGGCGCGCACGTGGTGCTCCTCGGCGGTCCCCACCTGCTCATGGCGGCGAGCGCCCCGAAGACGGCGGACCTGCTCGCCGACCTCGGGCACGAGCCCGTCCTCGTCGACATCGGCGAGTTCGAGAAGCTCGAGGGATGTGTGACCTGCCTCTCGGTGCGACTGCGGGAGCTGTACGCCTGACCGGGTGAACCATTCACCCTTTCAGCCTCGGGACCTGCGATTCCCCGGAGGGTCTTCGGCATGCCCCGAATGGCCCGGGGAACCCGGCTGATCAGCGATGTTTACGCCCCGCTTAGTCTGAGGCTTCGTAACCTACGGGTTCGTAGCCTACGATCCCGTAAGTTCCGGCCCCGCTCGCCGGACGGTTCCGCTCCGCTTCACGTCCCCTGGAGTCTCTCGTGACGATCACCTCCCCTCACCTCGGCAATCCGGCCGTCTGGACCGACGCCAAGCTGCTGTTCGCGCTGGAGGAAGTGGTCGAGGCGGAACTCAACCGGCACCTGAAGGTCACCAAGGACTGGATGCCCCACGAGTACGTGCCGTGGAGCGACGCCCGCAACTTCCCCGGCTTCTTCGAGGACGGCGAGGCCTGGGGCAAGGAGCAGTCCAAGGTCACCGAGATCGGCCGGATCGCGCTGGTCGTGAATCTCCTCACCGAGGACAACCTGCCCAGCTACCACCACGAGATCGCCTCGCTCTTCGGCCGGGACGGCGCCTGGGGCACCTGGGTGCACCGCTGGACCGCCGAGGAAGGCCGGCACGGCATCGTGATGCGCGACTACCTCCTCGCCTCACGCGCGGTGGACCCGGACAAGCTGGAACAGTTCCGGATGGCCCACATGGGCGAGGGCTTCGAGTCGGACAACCGGCACTCGATGCTGCACTCGGTCGCGTACGTGTCCTTCCAGGAGCTGGCGACCCGTGTCTCGCACCGCAACACCGGCCACCAGTCCGGCGACCCGGTCTGCGACCGCATGCTGGCGCGCATCGCGACCGACGAGAACCTGCACATGGTCTTCTACCGCAACCTGCTGAAGGCCGCCTTCGAGCTCGCCCCCGACCTCACCATGCAGGCCGTGCGCGACGTCATCGTGAACTTCCGCATGCCCGGCCACGGCATGCCCGGCTTCGAGCGGGCGGCCGCGCAGATGGCGATCGGCGAGATCTACAACCTGCGCATCCACCACGACGACGTCATCCAGCCCGTGCTGCGCTTCCTGAAGGTCATGGAGATCGACGGCCTCGGCCCCGAGGGGCGGCAGGCGCAGGAGGAGCTCGGCCTGTACATGGGCGGCCTGGACGCCGAGGCCCTGAAGTTCGACGAGAAGCTGGCCGCGCGCAAGGCCCGCATGGCGGCCCGCGCCGCGGGCTGACGAACGACGAACGGCCCGCACCCGGGAAGGACTTCACGGGTGCGGGCCGTTCGTCCGCTCACCGGTCAGTCCCGGTGGTCCTTGCGGACCCCGCTCACCAGTCCGCCTCCTGGTAGTCCTTGAGGAACACGCCCGATACCGGGTCCCCTGCCTCGCCGCGCACGATCGGGTCGTACACGCGTGCGGCGCCGTCCACGACGTCCAGCGGGGTACGGAATCCCGCGCTCGCCATCCGGGCCTTCTTCGGCGCCGGGTTCTCGTCCGTGATCCAGCCGGTGTCGACGGCGCACATGTGCACGCCCTGTTCGGCGAGCGCGGCTGCGCTGGTGCGGGTGAGCATGTTCAGGGCGGCCTTGGCCATGTTGGTGTGCGGATGCCCGGGCATCTTGTTGCGCACCGCGAACCGGCCCTCGACCGCGGTCACGTTGATCACGTACCGGCGTGGATGCGGGGACGCCAGCAGCAGCGGCAGCAGCCGGTCGCACAGCAGTGCGGGGGCGAGCGCGTTGACCAGCTGGGTCTCCAGGACCTCGGCCGGGTCGAGCGCGCCGAGCCGGGCCGACCAGGAGTTCTCCGGGGAGGGGTCGGGGAGCAGTCCGGCCTCGTCGGCCTCGCGCAGCACGGCCGGGAGCGCCGGCACCGTGCCGCCGAGCCCTTCCAGCATCCCCATCGGTGTGAAACCGGGCGCCCGTCGGGCGCCGTCGGGCAGCGCGTCCCGCTCCCCGGCGGCCAGCAGGGCGTACGACTCGGGCGGGCGCCGCACGGTCTGCGCCGCGTTGTTGACGAGGATGTCGAACGGCTTGCCCTCCTCGCGCAGTTCGTCGCACAGACCCAGCACCTGGCGGGGGTCGCGCAGGTCGACGGCGAGGACCGTGAGCCGGTGCAGCCACCGCTCGCTGCCCGGCTCGGCCCGGAAACGGCGGACGGCGTCGTGCGGGAACCGGGAGGTGACGACGACCTCCGCGCCGTCCCGCAGCATCATCAGCGCCAACTGGAAACCGATCTTGACCCTGCCGCCGGTCAGCAGCACCCGGCGCCCCGTCAGATCGGTGCTCAGAGCGCGGCGGGCGGCGTTGTCGGCGGCGCAGACGGGACAGAGGCGGTGGTAGAACCCGTCGGCCTGCCGGTAGCGCGACTTACAGACGTAGCAGGGCCGCGACCGGTGGTAGACGCCGCCTCCGCCGCCGTTCACGAGGGGCGCGTCCTCGCGCCGGTCCAGTGCGCCGGTGGCGGTGGCGGCCGTCGTCGCCGCGTCGGCGGCCGTCGCCTCGGCGCCCCGGGTGCGACGCCTGCGCCGCCATCCGTCGCGCGCGAACGACGTGGCCACCCGCTCGGCGTGCAGCCGTACGGGATCGTCGACGGGCAGGGCCCGCAACTTGCCCACGACCTCGTGGAAGGCGGCCAGCTCCGTCTCGCTGACCTGCGAGGTCTTTGCCGCCCCCGTGTCCTTCTCGCGCATCCGCCTCTGCCCCCGGCCCCGCCCCTGTGCTCCGTACCGTGGCCCCGACCGGATGGGGCCGACGTCACCGCCCTGAGGGGTGTCGAGTCGGCTCTGCTCCAAGGGGACCGCGCACGCGTTCGGGCGGCCGGATGCGAACCGGCGTGATCGCCTGTGCAGGGCGGTGTGCCTGCCTTTGCGCCACGCCCGAACACGCCCCCGGATCTTAACCGCACCCCCGCGACGCGGTCGTTCGAATTCGGGGACGGCGACGGCGACGGGGACGGGGACGGCCCCAGGGCGCTCCGTCGCCTCGGCACGGTCAGTCGGCCGTAGCCCCGGCACGGGTCAGTCGGCCGTGCGCCTGATCTGCAGTCGCTCCTTCTCGGAGAGGCCGCCCCAGACGCCGAAGCGCTCGTCGTGGGCCAGGGCGTACTCCAGGCAGGCGGGACGCATCTCGCACATGCCGCAGATGCGCTTGGCCTCGCGCACCGAACTGCCGGGTTCGGGGAAGAAGAAGTCCGCCCCCGTCTGCGCGCACAGCGCCTCCCGCTGCCAGGAGAGGTCGGGCGTGGGAATCGTGTCGGTGTACATGGCCAGAACAGTGCCCGGCGGCGCAAAACGTTCGATCAACGCCGGGTATACGCGCGGCGCGACGAGCCCCGTGACCGCCCTGCCGTCCCCCTGACGTCCCCTGACGTCGCCTGACGTCGCCTGACGTCGCCTCGCCGGTCCTGCGCCTGCCGGGGCGGTCGGTGCTCGGGCAGCGATTGTCAGTGGGCGGTGCCAGACTCGGCAGTGCACAGGACGGGACTCCTTCGAGGAGGGCGATGATGCTCACCACCCGTTTCGTCGACGGCGCGCCGAACTGGGTCGACGTCGGCACGCCCGACATCGACGGCGCGACCTCCTTCTACGAGGCGCTCTTCGGTTGGCGGTTCCGGTCGGCGGACCCGACGCCGGCGGCTACGGCTTCTTCCAGCTGGACGGCAGAACCGTGGCGGGCGGCATGCAGACCACCCCCGAACAGGGGCCGCCGTCCTGGACGGTCTACTTCCGGACGACCGACGCGTCGGCCACCGCCAAGACCGCCGAGCAGGCTCACGGCAGAGTGCTCCTCCCTCCGATGGACGTACTGGGCCAGGGCACGATGGCGGTCCTCGCCGACCAGGCGGGCGTCACGTTCGGCCTCTGGGAGCCGGCCCTGACCAAGGGTGTGGACGTGGCGGACGAACCCGGCTCGCTGTGCTGGGTCGAGCTGTACACCCCGGACATCGCCGCGGCGGCGGCCTTCTACCACTCCGCGCTGGGCCTGGAGACCTCGGCCGCGCCCTTCCCCGGCGGCACGTACACCTGCGTCAACCCGGCCGACGGCGGGGAGGAGGCGATGTTCGGCGGGATCGTCCCGCTGGCCGACGATCCCTCCGAGGCCGGGTCGGATCCGTACTGGCTGCCGTACTTCGAGGTCACCGACGTGGACGCGGTCGTCGCGGAGGCCACGGGCCGGGGCGGCAGCGTGCGGATGCCCGCCACCGACGTGGAGGCCGTCGGCCGCATCGCCAAACTCGCCGACCCGTACGGGGCACGCTTCGCGGTGATCAGGAGCGTCCCGCAGGAGAGGTGACCGGCGGCCCGGCCTCAGCCTCCCGGTGCCCTGCCCGGCTCGGCCCCGCCCGGCGCGCGGGTGTCGGGCCGTCGCCGCCGCGTGCTGACCTACGCCGACGCGCGGCGCACCAGGGTGGTCGGCAGCACCACCGGGGCATCGGGGCCGTCCGCACCGCCCGGAACCGCGTCGGCGGTGCGCCTCTCCAGGCGGCGCAGCAGGAGGCGGGCCATGATCCGGCCCATCTCCTCGATGTCCTGGCGGACGGTCGTCAGCGGCGGGTCGGTCTGCTCGGCGACGGTCAGCATGTCGTCGAAGCCGACCACGGCCACGTCCTCGGGCACGCGCCTGCCCCGCTCCCGCAGCACGCGCAGGGCGCCCGCGGCGGTGAGGTCGTTGGCGGCGAACACGGCGTCGACGTCGGGGCGGCGTTCGAGGAGTGCGCGCATGGCGCGTTCGCCGCCGCCGGGGGTGAAGTCGCTCTCGACGACCAGACCGGGGTCGGCGTCGCCCATGACCTCCCGGTATCCGTCGAGCCGGTCCGCCGCGGAGGTCTGGTCGAGCGGGCCGGTGATGTGCGCGATGCGGGTGCGGCCGAGACCGGCCAGCAGGCGTACGGCGTCGCGGGCGCCGCCGCGGTTGTCGCTGTCCACGTAGACGACGTCACGGGTGCCGTCGCTCCAGCCGGGCCGCCCGCCGAACACGGTGGGGACCCCCGCGCCCTGGATCAGGCCCGGCAGCGGGTCGTCGAGGTGCAGGGAGAAGACGAGAGCCCCGTCGACATGGCCGCCGGCGAGGTAGCGGGCCACGCGCGCGTGGTCGTCGCGGCCCTCGGTGAGCAGCAGCACGAGCTGGTTGTCGTGGGCGGTCAGCTCCTTGCTGATGCCTCGGAGCTGGAGCGCGAAGAAGGGGTCGGCGAAGACCCTGGTCTCCGGCTCGGCGATGACGACGGCCACGGCGTCGTGTCGTTTCGTCACGAGGCTGCGCGCGGCCTGGTTGGGCACGTAGCCGAGCTCCTCCACGGCCTGCCGCACCCGTTCGACGAGCGGTTCGCGGACGCCGTCCCCGCCGTTGACGACTCTCGACACGGTCGCCCGGGAGACCCCGGCCCGCTCGGCCACGGCCTCCAGCGTGGGACGGGACGCTGTCTCGGTCACTTCGGGGCTCCTCCTGGCCGGCTGCGGATCAGGATAGCCCCGGACCACGAACCGGCCGGGGGCGCATGAGAGCGCTCTCTCCGGGACGCTCTCGCCTCGCTCGTCGATCTCCGCCGCTCTCGCCGCGCTCGGCGCACCGGTGGTACCGCGCCGCGTCGCCCGGCGGTACCGCAGCACGCCGGAGGTGGCCTCTGCACGGAGGCGTCCCGGTCAGG contains:
- a CDS encoding MmcQ/YjbR family DNA-binding protein; translated protein: MTVDRDALRKWEKVRAFALGLPGAAEEFPWGGSVAKVNKKVFVFLGVDDGSHPLGVTVKLTDETAHGHALAAPGAEPAGYGLGRSGWVRLPLGEKGAPEAELLCDWVEESYRTIAPRRLIAELERR
- the mmpA gene encoding morphogenic membrane protein MmpA, with protein sequence MTTTHRAPKPLAAPGRPVERAVNVALILAVLAGLGWIVGMIYTLVQWPF
- a CDS encoding endonuclease V, which gives rise to MTTVSIPAGWPATEEEARAVQDELRARVLLEPGPPVGAGHVTGVDVAYDDARDVVAAAAVVLDAASLEVVAEATAVGRISFPYVPGLLAFREIPTVLAALEALPHGPGLVVCDGYGLAHPRRFGLASHLGVLTGLPTIGVAKNPFAVAYADPDAPRGSASPLLSGDEEVGRALRTRAGVKPVFVSVGHRVTLDDACAHTLALTPRFRLPETTRRADSLCRRALQEATVRS
- a CDS encoding plasmid stabilization protein; amino-acid sequence: MPRGSSPKRERQYEHIKESAQDRGESAGRAKEIAARTVNKERARSGESKTASRTSTQDMSSGKRGGQRSGKGSQGPTYDQLYEEARRRGVKGRSDMNKSQLQRALGD
- a CDS encoding WD40/YVTN/BNR-like repeat-containing protein, which encodes MVAAACGAVLAALTALPAHAHPARPAAPHWELKDTGVTARLRGLAAVDRDTAWVAGTQGVVLRTADGGETWRDVSPPGAAGLQFRDVEAFDARRAVVLAIGEGDASRVYRTEDGGTTWTESFRNTDPRAFYDCMTFFDRRHGLAVSDPVDGRFRILSTGDGGRTWKVLPDAGMPPAQEGEAGFAASGQCLVAAGSRDVWLATGGAARARVLHSSDRGMTWRAADVPVPAADPARGVFALAFRDRAHGLAVGGDYRPDQPSPQAAATTTDGGRTWRPAAGPPPAYRSGVAWLPHSRTAALAVGPAGADLTTDAGRTWRTLDTGSYDTVDCTPDFGCWAAGEQGRVARLES
- a CDS encoding SsgA family sporulation/cell division regulator; this encodes MSTVIEQLVEARLVAAAPRMPNIPATLHYDRLDPFAVRMTFPAPATLEGVEVCWTFSRELLAAGLHDAEGHGDVRVRPYGYDRTVLEFHAPEGTAVVHVHSADIRRFLRAASELVPTGTEHRQLDLDHDLAELMRDAC
- a CDS encoding ABC-F family ATP-binding cassette domain-containing protein, with protein sequence MHQSIACTSLAFSWPDGTPVFDGLDVAFGSGRTGLVGVNGSGKSTLLKLIAGELTPADGAVRVAGEVGYLPQNVTLDTALRIDQALGIADRRAALHAIEAGDAAEEHFETVGDDWDVEERALATLGELGLGHVDLDRTTGEVSGGESVLLRLAALLLRRPDVLLLDEPTNNLDLYARRRLYAAVASWPGVLVVVSHDRELLDLVDQIADLRAGEITWYGGNFTAYEEALATEQEAAERMVRVAEADLRKQKRELADAQVKLARRKRYGQKMWDSKREPKIVMGARKRAAQESAGKHRIMHEEKLAEARDRLDDAVEAVRDDDEIRVDLPYTAVPPGREVLTLMDLRLAYGARVEGGFDLRGPERVALVGRNGSGKTTLLRTIAGELAPEAGEVHAHVPLRFLPQRLDVLDGDLTVAENVARFAPGATNNRIRARLARFLFRGARADQKAATLSGGERFRAALAALMLAEPAPQLLLLDEPTNNLDMASVRQLTTALESYEGAVIVAGHDLPFLESIGITRWLLMDGTLRETTAEEVADAE
- the ddaH gene encoding dimethylargininase, with amino-acid sequence MPSKKALIRRPSPLLAEGLVTHLEREKVDVELALEQWEAYADALRTHGWETVEVDPADDCPDSVFVEDTVVMYRNVALIARSGAESRRGETVGVEEAVARLGCSVNWIWEPGTLDGGDVLKVGNTIYVGRGGRTNAAGVQQLRAAFEPLGATVVAVPVSKVLHLKSAVTALPDGTVIGHIPQVDRPSLFPRFLSVPEEAGAHVVLLGGPHLLMAASAPKTADLLADLGHEPVLVDIGEFEKLEGCVTCLSVRLRELYA
- a CDS encoding acyl-ACP desaturase; this translates as MTITSPHLGNPAVWTDAKLLFALEEVVEAELNRHLKVTKDWMPHEYVPWSDARNFPGFFEDGEAWGKEQSKVTEIGRIALVVNLLTEDNLPSYHHEIASLFGRDGAWGTWVHRWTAEEGRHGIVMRDYLLASRAVDPDKLEQFRMAHMGEGFESDNRHSMLHSVAYVSFQELATRVSHRNTGHQSGDPVCDRMLARIATDENLHMVFYRNLLKAAFELAPDLTMQAVRDVIVNFRMPGHGMPGFERAAAQMAIGEIYNLRIHHDDVIQPVLRFLKVMEIDGLGPEGRQAQEELGLYMGGLDAEALKFDEKLAARKARMAARAAG